In Anaerolineales bacterium, a genomic segment contains:
- a CDS encoding bifunctional nuclease family protein has translation MIEVTIDSVRVSLMSPHRIVLLKDTRNERYLTIWIGSCESDAITAELQGQIPPRPLTHDLLKSLITTLGARVRYIVINDLREDVFFASLVLDVGGNKVEVDARPSDAIALAVRVRVPIYVSDSVMDRAAITPDQEVGTEPESPAAASEPPSEEKLNLFRDFVESIDFDEDDPDKDKS, from the coding sequence CTGATCGAAGTCACCATCGATAGCGTCCGCGTCAGCCTGATGTCCCCTCACCGCATTGTGCTGCTGAAAGACACCCGCAACGAACGTTATCTCACCATTTGGATTGGTTCTTGCGAATCCGACGCGATCACGGCGGAATTGCAGGGGCAAATCCCTCCCCGCCCACTCACCCACGATCTCTTAAAATCGCTCATTACCACCCTCGGCGCACGAGTCCGCTATATCGTTATTAATGATCTTCGCGAAGATGTATTCTTCGCTAGTCTGGTGTTGGATGTGGGGGGCAATAAGGTCGAGGTAGACGCCCGTCCAAGCGACGCGATTGCCCTTGCCGTGCGTGTCCGCGTTCCCATATATGTGTCGGATAGCGTCATGGATCGGGCGGCGATCACCCCCGATCAGGAAGTGGGAACAGAACCGGAGTCACCCGCTGCTGCCAGCGAACCACCCAGCGAGGAAAAATTGAACTTGTTTCGCGATTTCGTTGAGTCCATCGACTTTGACGAAGACGATCCCGATAAAGATAAGAGTTAG
- a CDS encoding DnaD domain protein — MMPSPHPFSGFTGSRTVILPASFFTDLLPHLDDPAELRFTLLCLYFLNQREGEYRYLRHRDFTENPNAMALFDGMTDFQAALTRALQRGTILAVQAALPTGLETLYFLHTERGLRAAEALRRGDWSPGVGETPITIHAQHPDIFTLYEQNIGAVTPLLAEQLREAEASYPREWLKEAVQIAVESNRRNWRYILAILKRWETDGKTPAKASDARDAEENPYLKDPYA, encoded by the coding sequence ATGATGCCTTCACCACATCCCTTTTCTGGTTTCACAGGCAGCCGCACAGTGATCCTTCCGGCGTCCTTTTTCACCGATCTGCTCCCCCATCTGGACGACCCCGCCGAACTGCGCTTCACCCTGCTGTGCCTCTATTTTCTCAACCAGCGCGAGGGCGAATACCGCTATCTGCGCCATCGAGATTTCACTGAAAACCCGAACGCGATGGCGCTTTTCGATGGCATGACAGACTTTCAGGCAGCGCTCACCCGCGCCCTTCAGCGGGGGACGATCCTCGCCGTCCAAGCGGCGCTCCCCACTGGGTTAGAAACGCTCTATTTCTTGCATACCGAACGGGGACTACGCGCAGCTGAGGCGCTTCGGCGGGGCGATTGGTCGCCCGGGGTGGGCGAAACACCGATCACCATCCATGCCCAACATCCCGATATTTTCACCCTCTATGAGCAGAACATTGGCGCGGTGACGCCTCTGCTTGCCGAGCAACTGCGCGAGGCGGAGGCAAGCTATCCCCGCGAATGGCTGAAAGAGGCGGTTCAGATTGCCGTTGAAAGCAACCGCCGCAATTGGCGCTACATCCTTGCCATTCTGAAACGGTGGGAGACGGACGGGAAGACCCCTGCCAAAGCAAGCGATGCCCGTGATGCTGAGGAAAATCCCTATCTGAAAGACCCTTATGCCTGA
- a CDS encoding aldehyde dehydrogenase family protein: protein MATLKTTTYTNGTGEKHGTPAVLSSNSPATGRHLGDVPITPAEQAPAVIERARRAQNGWFKAGLTHRLEMLRRVQGNIHRDMDIIISLIVAEQGKPPAEALSEFLASIDVVVTFIGLAKKTLAPRYVFEKLLPYRQLWVERRPFGVVLTISPWNFPVLLPLAPITAGLISGNTIVWKPSEYTPLTSQALAKCFWEAGIPHDVLQMVQGRGDLGAALVKAHPNKISFTGSVPTGRKIAIAAAEQLIPVQLELGAKDAAIILEDADLDYTVQGVIWAAMHNAGQACAAVERVYVHRSRMAEFLKKASDLIAQTIKVGPGEAPGTTMGAISNDMQMRVIESHVEEAVQGGAMVICGGKRIEGGAGRYFAPTILTDVTPDMKVVREETFGPIIVAIPFETDDEAIRLANDSPYGLSGSIWTRNKARGLTLASRLEVGHADVNDHILSATVPKLPWGFTKDTGYGAARGAEGLLGMTRPMSFSIPRFGNVNIPQLFWYPYTPLKYGFLRRLIRVLYAPSLRGALRSLFQR, encoded by the coding sequence ATGGCGACTTTAAAAACGACCACTTACACAAACGGGACAGGTGAAAAGCACGGCACACCGGCTGTTTTATCCTCAAATAGCCCGGCAACGGGGCGCCATTTGGGTGATGTGCCGATCACGCCAGCAGAACAAGCCCCGGCGGTGATCGAACGCGCCCGCCGCGCCCAAAATGGGTGGTTTAAGGCGGGCTTAACCCACCGCCTAGAGATGCTGAGGCGTGTTCAGGGGAATATCCATCGGGATATGGACATAATCATCAGCCTGATAGTTGCCGAGCAGGGCAAACCTCCAGCAGAGGCACTCAGCGAGTTTCTTGCCTCGATTGATGTCGTCGTCACCTTCATCGGCTTGGCAAAAAAGACGCTTGCCCCGCGCTATGTCTTTGAAAAACTGCTCCCCTATCGGCAGCTTTGGGTTGAACGCCGTCCCTTTGGGGTCGTCCTGACCATCAGCCCCTGGAATTTTCCTGTACTGCTCCCCCTTGCGCCAATCACCGCCGGATTAATCAGCGGAAACACCATCGTCTGGAAGCCCTCTGAATACACTCCCCTTACCTCACAGGCGTTGGCAAAATGCTTTTGGGAAGCGGGGATTCCTCATGATGTGTTGCAGATGGTTCAGGGGCGGGGCGATCTCGGCGCGGCATTGGTGAAGGCACACCCCAACAAGATCAGTTTTACGGGGAGTGTCCCTACCGGACGCAAAATCGCTATCGCGGCGGCGGAGCAGTTGATCCCTGTCCAACTTGAACTGGGGGCAAAAGACGCCGCCATTATCTTGGAGGATGCCGATCTCGATTACACTGTGCAAGGTGTTATCTGGGCGGCTATGCACAATGCCGGGCAAGCCTGTGCCGCTGTCGAACGGGTCTACGTTCATCGTTCGCGTATGGCTGAGTTTTTGAAGAAGGCGAGCGACCTCATCGCCCAAACGATCAAAGTCGGTCCGGGCGAAGCGCCGGGGACGACGATGGGCGCAATCTCCAACGATATGCAGATGCGCGTCATTGAAAGCCATGTGGAAGAAGCCGTACAGGGCGGGGCAATGGTGATCTGTGGGGGAAAACGTATTGAAGGCGGGGCGGGGCGGTATTTTGCCCCCACCATCCTCACCGATGTCACGCCGGATATGAAGGTGGTTCGGGAAGAAACTTTTGGTCCGATCATTGTCGCCATTCCTTTCGAGACGGATGACGAAGCGATCCGCCTTGCCAACGACAGCCCTTACGGGTTGAGCGGGTCGATCTGGACGCGGAACAAAGCGCGGGGGTTGACGCTTGCCTCTCGCCTAGAGGTGGGTCATGCCGATGTGAACGATCACATCCTCTCGGCAACCGTGCCGAAACTGCCCTGGGGGTTCACGAAAGATACGGGGTATGGCGCGGCACGCGGAGCGGAGGGCTTGCTAGGCATGACCCGCCCGATGAGTTTCAGTATTCCCCGTTTTGGAAATGTGAACATTCCACAGTTGTTTTGGTATCCCTACACACCCTTAAAGTACGGTTTTTTGCGGCGCTTGATCCGCGTTCTCTATGCACCCTCGCTTAGGGGGGCGCTGCGCAGCCTGTTTCAGCGCTGA
- the dnaB gene encoding replicative DNA helicase produces the protein MTDTNRQSNAAPKPSSLGPHSIEAEEAILGAMLINAEGLANIADFLKPDDFFELKHQWVWEGMIALQQRGEVVDYLTVTAELRSKDKLDQIGGASFLTYLLNSTPTHLYAEAYARLVERAAIRRRLVGAAGEIANLARDDSAELQDVIAKAETALFRVTDDRLRKEMVPMSQAVSEYFERIEYLYNTPDAQLGVPCGFTDVDRMLGGLQKSDLLVVAARPGVGKTSFLLSIALNVARRAHVPVAIFTLEMGREQLLQRFYSIETGINSQRMRIGNLEPHEWDRFMEATSRLDGLPMFIDDTPGISIQQMRARCRRLHRENGLGLIIVDYLQLMSAGGAAGREQNRVLEVGALSRGLKEMARELNVPVVTASQLSRSVEQRSDKRPQLSDLRESGSIEQDSDIVMFLYRDELYNENTDRPNQADVIVAKHRNGPTGTVSLFFRKELTQFVDMVKQNTNLSDY, from the coding sequence ATGACGGACACCAATAGACAATCAAACGCCGCACCCAAACCATCCTCGTTGGGTCCGCACTCCATCGAAGCGGAGGAAGCAATCCTCGGCGCGATGCTGATCAATGCCGAGGGACTGGCAAACATTGCCGATTTTCTCAAACCCGATGATTTCTTTGAACTGAAGCATCAGTGGGTTTGGGAAGGGATGATCGCCCTCCAACAACGGGGAGAGGTTGTCGATTACCTTACCGTGACAGCGGAACTACGCAGCAAGGATAAACTCGATCAGATCGGCGGCGCCTCGTTCCTCACCTACCTCTTAAACAGCACCCCCACCCACCTCTATGCTGAAGCCTATGCCCGCCTTGTGGAACGTGCTGCCATTCGACGGCGGTTGGTCGGCGCGGCGGGGGAAATTGCCAACCTTGCCCGCGATGACTCCGCCGAACTTCAGGATGTTATTGCCAAAGCGGAAACGGCGCTCTTTCGGGTGACGGATGATCGTCTGCGCAAAGAGATGGTGCCGATGTCACAGGCGGTGAGCGAGTATTTCGAGCGCATCGAATACCTCTATAACACCCCAGATGCACAGCTTGGCGTCCCCTGTGGCTTCACCGATGTTGATCGGATGTTGGGCGGCTTGCAAAAGAGCGACCTCTTGGTCGTTGCGGCCCGTCCGGGGGTGGGCAAGACAAGTTTCCTCCTCAGTATTGCCCTTAATGTGGCGCGGCGGGCGCATGTCCCCGTAGCCATTTTTACCTTAGAAATGGGACGCGAACAGCTTCTTCAGCGCTTTTACTCCATTGAGACGGGTATTAACTCGCAACGAATGCGTATCGGCAACCTTGAACCCCATGAATGGGATCGTTTTATGGAGGCGACCAGCCGCCTTGATGGACTGCCCATGTTCATTGATGACACACCGGGTATTTCCATCCAGCAAATGCGGGCACGCTGCCGCCGCCTTCACCGCGAAAATGGTCTCGGCTTGATCATTGTCGATTACCTACAACTGATGTCTGCGGGAGGGGCTGCCGGACGGGAGCAAAACCGCGTTTTAGAGGTTGGGGCGCTCTCTCGCGGGTTAAAAGAAATGGCGCGGGAACTGAATGTCCCTGTGGTCACTGCCTCTCAGCTTTCACGTTCTGTAGAACAACGTAGTGACAAGCGCCCGCAGCTTTCCGACCTGAGAGAATCCGGTTCAATCGAGCAGGATTCAGATATTGTCATGTTCCTATACCGTGACGAGTTATATAACGAAAACACAGATCGCCCTAATCAGGCGGATGTCATTGTGGCGAAACACCGCAATGGACCGACGGGGACAGTTTCTCTCTTTTTCCGTAAGGAACTGACCCAATTCGTGGATATGGTTAAACAGAACACGAATCTCTCAGATTATTAA